The Thalassophryne amazonica chromosome 20, fThaAma1.1, whole genome shotgun sequence sequence gtttaaaattatcacaattttgtatttattatgttttatgtactctacttttttttttttaaatcgcacAAATGGGAGCGGTTAAATATGAAACCAGCAATAAAAAcgcacacttatttatttatttatttttttttaattcagccagTAATAAATAACACAAACAAAACTGGAAATACAAGATTAAAATAACACAaaagagagggggaaaaaaagcccacTTATTTCAAATGCAGTCCTCGTGGTAGTATTATTAATTATAATTCTATAGTACCCCAAgtttacactaaaaaaaaaagtaacttttttttcAGCTAAAATAAACAGTGGAAACTGCTGGATTTTCGGCATAAACGCAAAACCACCTGTTACAGCTGTTTAGAGTCAAACTaataaaacacaacaacacaCGTCATGTGTCAAAATTAACCATAATATTTAAAGCAAACTACTGCGGAATTAACGATTCATGTCCTCATTATTCCGAAACCCGCAGCTACAGGACAGAAAGCAGGAAGCAACAAAATTTCGCTTTAAAAAAACGACACACGCGCACTGAAATATAAAAAGAAACGACAAAGCAGTTTGTTCTTACCGACAACAGAGAGCAGAAATAAAAACGATTTAAAGGGTAAGAGATCCATGCCGAACACTTCAAGCCAAAGcagagaaaccagaagaaaatgaaGCGATACCCGCTGCTTTGGGAGAAACCACACCCATCCAGGTGAGACTCACTGACTCACTCAGGGCAACACAAtgtgcaaatatccattttaaacTAGATTTTTAAGTAGCTGCAACGCACACTGTTCATGCAGAAAACAGGTCCGActtcattgtttaaaaaaatcagaatTGAATCACATGAATCAGGGCCGTATCCAGGATGTGAAGAAAgggctttggggggggggggggtcggttgGTGAGGGTGTGGCGAAATTTCGAAATACAGGAATTCAACTGGTTAATTATGGTGGACGCTAGCAACAGAGGTATATTcttgtattgtattttttttcttccttttttataAAATTAACTTTTTGGCCTAATTAATTTGGATTGTACATTGTATATTAATAAGGCAACATATATTACTGATGAGGTACTATagaaatgtttttaaatatatGCAATATATTTGGATGATTATTTGAGTATttaaatattttcataatttctGTTCTTTAGTGTTGTATTTGTCGCTGCTGTgtatgtttaaataaagtccaaacctgtgttaaaaaaaatgtaagttcACATttctgcagcccagtctcacgttttttttttgttgttgttgttgttgttttttcgtgctcccgtgacgaaatgagtcaaattttcgtgacgggatttttgactcactattcctaaccctactcctacccctgaccctaaccttaaccataacctaatcttactctttccctccaccctaaccataactcccccccccccttcacttttaatttaatgcagccatcatggaatgaattagaatgaattcgtgctgccatgacgaaaatgaggcgcttttcgtcacaatgtcatgaaccaatagattaatgtatattttgtgctgctgaatcacgacttgccatgagaccaggttgcattTTTGTGGAGACGGGGGTGTGTGGGGGGGACAAAGAATGTGACGAAGGAGACAAGATGAAATGTGATGAAGAAAGAAAATGACAAGAGACTGATGTATGGAGAAGGTCAGCTGAACAGTGATCAAGGACCGAGTATGGAGGCAATGTGTTGGGGAGTGGGGGGCTGGTCAATAAGTACCCCATTAATTCATATAATAAAAGGCAAGTTGCCTCTATATGTTTGTGTATCCAGAGCAtcaattgaaatccagaaagagctgacttttGTCCTTTtgcatacttatgtattttttcatgagggtTCACAACCCCTGGCTGTGGTGCTGACGCCTGTGTGGCTACACGAATGAGTGCAAATGAAGGTCGACTACAGCAGTTGCAAAAAAGACGATGCTCGAAGACTGGATCTGAAGACCAATCTTCAAGAGCGAAAAATTTGATGTTCCTCtctattgttaaaaatgttttttttttgttttgttttgtttttattagtatgacctaagcagtgggtcacccctttgtgtctggtctgcttgaggtttcttcctcaaatcatcagaggaagtttttcctgaccactgtcgcctgtgtgcttgctctaggggttggtaaggttaaaccttacttgtgtgaagcgcgttgagcagctttgctgtgatttggtgctatataaatgaaataaataaattcaagtcatgaaaacagcaaggtgatcggaccaatattttattttgagaaatcagtaatgtttaaaaacaacaagCCTGTTTATGTCGTACTTCcgcaataagagcctgtatttcaaaataacagcagttgctactagtgtgccttaattgagagagtggcgtcaactcagaacatggcgccattttggttccaactgcgctgaactactgaatgaacttttaacgttttcaacattttttaaatcatttaaccacatacagcaacacacccaggtacaggtgctatcaaataaatataaaatatttaagttatcaaatttacataaatttacaatttatgatgatttgtttaattcatttaaagcctgatttttgcagctgcagctctgtgactccgtgtcatgcaatgacaagcgtgacagttttaaagttctccgtgtctggattatgctttattctggattaatttgaccctcaacaagattttctttctacaatcatcacctccaattcaaaagtACGCTGTACAATTTTCTCTTTttccgactttgtgctgtaaatgtgtggacttttctgatccatttttaatcagcgtgtgcactgcaaaaaaactactataatatgatggcagatgaaggagtaaaagtagaaaagtgtcaaattacagccttttgtgtctgatttaacaggtgcacgtcaggctgcgggtccaaatctgtgcacagtgtgaaaaaacaTAAACAGTCAGGCATTTAatgacagaaatgactccggtcccactttactcaaatcagcgagtgtcagagctgaactttaatttgtatctctgttactgtgcacgtccagactgctcggggtttttaatggaaatacattgcgatcggacgggacattttagccAATGTGAACGAAAAATCCATTAtagaaaatccattatatacggtgtttattacatggaaaacaattaaaaaaactttgggacttttttgtccgatgactgcgaatatctggtttatacaatgacggtttgggtgagttttactgtacatgggactgaacaataaatttacttctCAAAGCTTTGAAGATGAAgccgcttccatcccacacagctgacttattttcccaaatttttcttgtgttcggatctgaagggaatctgtacaacttgaaacccttgtgtctatttgtgcatccaaatgcacaacaacccctcattttcagcaaataaataaataaaatagctggatttacatgcagactgattaacagcgaatgctattttgaacccaagatggcaccatgagtcatgtgaccatttttgttttttttctcattatgttgccactctctcaatGAAGACACACcagttgctgcagacctgacagaatttgtctgtccatcctctgacatcccagacagcagattcaaatctggacattttctgtatgcGTGTAACCCCAAACccaatgttgccacagttactgtgaaaagttactttattagttacttttttagtaaatttatacagttactttattcaccctactgaggtttcaaatgggattatgggatatctcaataaggCCAGCGCAACTCATGGCAATTTCCATAGAAAATAACGgggaaacaacctgagcttctcgcatgtttacataaaacaaacacagtgacaacgtctaaaaacccagataatatattcatgagagtttggtgcacaatatacaaagagttttatgttgcgatgataatgctgttgtgtgtgtgcagtggttaaagtgcagcgttatcagagcatctcaatgttaCTGACTTCTCGCAGAGTGgggacctcttcgaagttttgcaaGACTTGGCtgtatttgaaacctcaatagggcaaatacagttacttcattagcagctttatgcagttactttattaggagctgctgacaacttgcaactaataactaatgtaactagtaatctaacttggttacttttgATAGAGTAAGcgtcaaagtaactaatcagcaaagtaaccgaTAGCTACTTATCTGAGTACCCAATCTTAAATAGaaccaaattagattactagttactttattaaatTCATCAGCTGCCAACAAgctgtctgcagctgctaatgaagtaactgtataaagtaattgtaaaatgtaactaataaagtaacttttcaaagttacttgtcTGGACAAAATAGCAGAATTGTGTCCCAACagtgccaataaataaataaataaaagaaaagaaaaaagaaatttgatctaatgtgaaccctgtcacagtgcaaatataaaacttaagttATTCATCATTCTTTACATGGAGTATtgtactggttaagcagcttcagaaaagcttattaatgacaaaaacaagtcattttagaaaattgaacatAACTAAAAACAGATTAAAGCCAAGATTTTTGTTTTTCTATGTCGATACTATCTAGAGCCCGGGGAtgtccacgggcaacacgctagcagTTTGTATTTCTCCCCAAATGTTGTCATTAGACTGCTCTGTAAAAGTTGTTCAGACCGCAGACTCTATCCTCCTGACCACGTGGTGGCAGTAATGCCCTGTCGTGTGCTATTCGCTAAtacaactcaaaggaacaaatggCAAAAGAAGAAGGCAGTAAACGCTTGATCACTTCTATTAAATTCAAACAGAAAAAAGACGTCACGTTATTAAAATTTTTGAAATAGCGGACATGCACCGTTCCCTTCATAAAGCGCAGGGTATGATTTTAAAAGCGGAAGTGACGCAGCGAAGACCAGGTTTGTTTTCTGTCTGCTGCTAATGTTTATTAGCTAGCGTtagatacacacacaaacagacaaagatggAGACACACAGAAACATTAGTAGATGACCTAGCTGAGATATGTGTGCACGTCATTTAAGAGAGCATAACTGAACTGTTGTAGAtccatgaaccaatgagccactgcaacacaactggctgaaaatcgacacgctgcttcgacgcgtttgatacagtttgaagggtgacatctgctggattgctttgagaattaccttgagcgagcgccctgacaaatgttgcattaattcatgactgatgtggtttgttcttgaaaagtaataataataaaaaaaaagtcatatgtattgttgtgtctttttaatgtaataaatagtccctacagatgcacacataatggttatgaaagcctttattgtagactatatgtagatttgtgttatcattcctcaaactatatttggataaaatgtgatgggaaaagtgagaaaggcatgtgcttctgcaactggtgcttatgttgctgtaatttgtaaattagaatagaggggataggagacggtgattgtgcaacttttaacaatttttattcaaaaaaagaataatttcaacggtgctggactttaatcagctcctcttctgcctcaccacctctccagctttggagaagacccgctcacaaggcactgatgttgctggcatcgacatatttttttttgccattctctgtaaattgggatagactgcgactcgtgtCGCCTACTATTTGagccggtcttctcctctggaggtagacatatgttgggtcaaacctttgtagtaaagccctgaaggctttgctctccactgTTTTGAACAGTTGTGCATCTtgcacaacatagtccaccagtgcctcatccaaatcagcttttctgcctttaatggaaatacagtatgacatactgagctatttttgtttatgtgtatgttttaatcttagagtaaaatacagcttacatggcctgattcctgctccaggagcagcaacagaagcagcagccattgatgtctcgggatgtttggccctcaggtgtcgcagcattgaagacgtattgttactgtacctcaactcttgagcacaaatcaagcacttgacctttttggggcttattagatcaaagtgctcccaagcaattaattatgctctttttggaactggctcctccatgtcccttcctcaccactactcactctctcacacacacactcacctttctcacacctttcacttcaacaaaatcacagctcttcagtcactcagctcagtctctgatctacctataatatatagtctgacctataacctatgttgatgtactgtgaataaatgttgtatatgaatggatgcctgttgtgtgtgtttctctgttagATCCtgtgtgtatgtagctaactatagtaaatgaactctaaactagacctaaatataaactaatgctttcttggctccgattcacgtggtaattggcaataacagtgtcgctagcaatctcctcctctcaaaaacccacggtttgagctgcgattcagatctcatttaaatacttggcgggtcgtattgacatGCCCAAATTATTCTAATtttccgcgaagctcgacacgtggagtgatgtaacgaggcctcgctcgcagtggtcacgtcatgggggcgtgctcgaaatgctgctcactgacacttctggttcaaaaatCTCGATGCTGTGTCaagcagactgactcgagcttaacgtCACTATTGTAGACTCATATGACCCCATTGAACATcttgagatatgtgccaaaatgtCAGCTGACCAGTCTCTACATGACCAAGCCCTTTGTCGTCCCCAGTGTTctgcaaatacagctgtattttctaatctgcagcagctatagattttccaagatattcaaaatgttcagaatgaccaacaGGGTCATAGACTAGTGTAAAagttctattttgatattttcagagaaaatggctaaaataagtgtcAACTTATTACCGTACATCGAAAGAAAACAAACCTTTGCCAGttataatgaaattttattttcagtcatactgttatcaatggaatattgatttaatgtgaaaaatacaaaacagaacTTGTTTCTGTAGCAGACAGCAGTgtctaaagtaagtcccttcggttgcgcccttgtttgcactcgaggtcactacagcaaatccaaggtggatctgcttgttgaattggcacaggttttgccagttgcccttcctgacgcaacaacacatggtgaaatgtggcaggggtggatttTGATCCAGaaatcttctgcactgaaaccaagtgcagtggccaagtggttagtgcagttgctttcagtgcagaaggtggttaatgcacttggtttcagtgcagaatgttgccagttcaaaccccaccccagacagcagtatctagagatcttaaatgttttaaagattatcagggaaatttccCAACAGCCAATAGCCCAGAAAGATTAAATTACTAAATATATGCACAATTCTGTATTGTATGTGGGTTGTTTGACCTTGTGTTTTCTCTTAAAATACAAAAtgagaaattttacactcttctgtgACCCTCCTAAACATatactggtcattctgagcatactgagtaccttgaaaaaaaaaatctgtagtctgctgaagtttagaaaatacatttgtaTTTGAACTAACAGTAGGGAGGAAAAAGGCCGTGGTCATTTTTGAGCTGTTTGTCCCGGATAGAGATTTTGTCACATATCCAAGTTGttaattggggtcatattagtccagaacagctgagttatcctctcctaaatgatctcCATACATGTTTAAGCTATGTCCTACACATTTTTGAAAATGAAATACAATGTTACATCACTGAAGATTTTTTTTAGCTGCGTCTTCACCATCTCTGTATCCCAGTTCTTTGCTGTGCTTTTGTTTGTTAATTTATTACTGGGACTGAGTGAACAAGAACAAAAATGGATGGATAacaaagtcatgatggataatataaTGCTATAGCAATAGTGGATTGTTTtagttgcactgaaagaataaaactTAACTAGGTACAGGAGAGTTGGTTTTCCCTTGACAGTGTTTGTTATGGAGAGCTctctgagcttcagcctaatatttgtaataaagcttgtagcaacaacacctaaagctccaaaactatgcacaagtagaacctaataaatgtcttaaatagttcgtccaacacacaactcaacatgtggctacacacaagcctattattattattattattattattatctctatgcctatatgctggaataagggatagaattcttcaaattattgttcactaCTTACCATCGCAATCATACTCAGAGGTGAGATGTTCTTCCACATCCTTTGATCTGGGCAatttgtgcagtttatagctgcacattagggttatgactacaaaacctttttcaaaactttcattttcctgatgttgcatttgatgaacttttacccatagatcacttttttgaagtttatttcatttgaTCATGAAAAAGCCTCCCGCATCTAGCAccgcatcacttttaaaaatacatgagtttacacaatactatttaacaataacataacaagaaaagaattagcaagtatcaagaaataagaaaatatatacaaataaatattgataaaatatattaataaacaataattaaaagaaataaaaaataaaggtaaaaaagataaaatataacagtattcagatgatcatctctgacacaacagcagtcaatactggttGCAAAAATGGggttgtagccaggcttcagagaacatttcaaGACAAGGGATTTGATGAACCTCAATACATTGGCTGCCAACACCatattcttgatcttgttctgcgacgtgttggacttcttttttcctatacggtcacagtcacctaacattaactatgagtttattgatgagattttggaacagtatgatgatttacaaaatgcatacatggacacagaagtgataccagagcatgagaaccttggctggagacatgattttaaattcccttttgagctttgtgaagcatacaagttttacaaaacagaggaaaaatggcctcgcatcaaatggcacaagctgccaacacttcacagtgccaggttgaactcatgaggaatttttgcacttaatccatttttccttcttccaaattggcgagaacagctgagggtaacttgtgATTTCATTGCATCTACATGGTTgcgggcctggttttctaaccaacactattaagagatggattatgaagacctgctgttagcaatatccaaacttaagtgtcccaaagatgtaaaatgcttctctactcactggaaaaaggaactatcagtgcttgatgtgcctcgctccaacatagtagctgagacggctgtaaagttgatggaggaggtttgttctacttgcaaaacagataaatatcttaacagcaaatttattaacactaatacacaaatctgaaacattATTAAAAtactacaaatgctatatgtactcattttcatgtattccttgtgtattgtatgtaaaagtgacgttataataaagagtgtttgagccgctctgtgttttaatgtgaaatgtgaaactgtcttaggtgcgggaggttttttcaaggtctggcaaaaccaaagtcatttttatgagttttagttaaatgttcatcatttataaccccaggctaataaatttgagattttgcacatgaaggcattttttttttttttttttttttttttttgcaaaatcacaaagaatacaATTGACTGGTACATGTGAGTGGTAACATGGCGGCCGATTTTCTTCAAAAAATATTGGCCAGTAAGCTATCCAGTGTTACTGACAGATCAGTGGTGAGGAGCTATACTGGACGTGGAAGCTTGGCCcatctcctcttcttctgtggtttgaagtttcactgccagcaaagttcagtagaatgaataaaatctagcaatgcaggtatatactgattaaaaaaaaaaaaaacaacgatttttcaccggactggcgtagggttgtgtacaattgcGGAGGCATGGCGCACAGTAGCGTAGTGTGCATTGGCTTACATACAGGAGAGGAGTATTATGTAGACTTGCTTACTTAGAGCACTGCGTCCAGTGCTGTATGCTGAAAGTCTGctataaaattaaacatttaattttttgggTCACTCAGCGTATTaccacgtagggctgcataaactcagcgTTGTCCGTATTCCGCATTACACAACTCTGCGTCTAGCAAGCTCCTAAAATAGAAAAGctacaaaaactgtgaaaatcttTAAACATTTTCATTGTTTACTTTAAAGATTCTGATTTGGTTACATTTTAACATAATTCAGTGGATTTTGGTTGGAGAGGAAGAAAATAATCATGTACCTGCACACCACTTGCTACTCTGAGCAAAGATAAAAGCTATGCCAGTTGTCTCCTCCATCTGACAAAGGTCATGTGATTTCCTTTTTTTTGTCCTGcaccccccatttttttttttttttttttttttctgatgtaatCTTTTTCTGAATgccatctgtgtttgtgtgttcttCAGATGTGCAGCAGCTGTTGTGTAAAGAAGAAATGTCACCAGAGCTGCAGGACCAGAGCTCCAGTGTGGACCAGGAGGATCGAGGTCCTCCTCACATTAAAGATGAACAGCAGGAGGCTTACCTCACAGAGTTTCTGCTTGTCAAGAgtgaagaagatgatgatgataatgatgatgagaaACCTCAGTACTCACAACCTCCAAGCTGCAAGATGGAACCTGATGGAATGGGCTGTAGAATACCAGAACCTGTTGGAAACTCAAACCGCTTTAGTCATTTAGCAGGAGACATAGGTGACAAGTCTTTAGATTCTTCTGACCCCGAGAGTGACAACAGCGATTTTTGGACAGAGACCAGGAAGCGTCCATTACTTTTAAAAGCCATGAAGCATAATGAGTTCCCAGTCAGAGGACCACAGGCAGGTCCTAATACCAGGAGAAGTAATGTAGTCCCTGTAAGTGACATGGACTATGAACCTGAAAAGAACTCTCTGACATGCAATGAATGTGGGACGTGTTTTACCTGTGAGCACAGCCTGATGAGACACCGACTGTGTCCGAGAGAGAGGAATAAATCATGGTGGTGCTCCCTCTGTGCTGCGCAGTTTCCCTCTGAGAAATCCTTGGAGCGGCACATGGCTGTTCTCCACGCTAAACGAATCACGTGTCCCATGTGCGACAAAATCTTCACGCGGTACAAAAATCTGAAACAGCATGACTGTGTAACTCCGTTTCATCAAAGACAAACTGAGGACATCAAGGAGGAGGACTGTGGAGGATCAGAACCCGGCAGTTATCATTCATGGATCGAGTCCAAGGGGTGTGCTtaaaaaccaaaaaataaaagacCCTGCAAGTGACACAAATCTAACAGTCCCGAGGACCAGTGTGACTGTCCTGACTGCGGGACACATTTTTATACGGTTCATGACCTTTTACAGCACAGAGTATGTCCAAGAGAATCTGAGAAATTGTACAGTTGTTCAGCTTGTGTTTCATGCTTTACATCATTAAAACATCTCCAGAGACATGTGGTTGTTCATCAGTGGGTGAAAGAGATCAACTGCTGCACCTGTGACAAGACGTTCACTCAGTACAAAGAGCTTCGAAAGCATCAGTACTTTTGTGAGTTTGAGCCAATTGTCATTTTGAAACAGATGCTGACGTGAAAGAGAGAGACTCTCCTGAAACTCACGCAGAGTGATTGTGTGGAGAATCGGAACGTTCAGCCGGATTTAAGCTCTGTGAGAACAGCCGGGTCTCTGGGAGCAGTATAACACACACTCCTGATGAGAGGATGTTTCGCTGCCATGCTTGTGGGAAAAGACTGAGGTGCAAACAGAACCTGAAGAATCAtatgagaattcacacaggagagaaaccgttTCAGTGTTCTAAGTGTGGCCAAAGGTTTCGCTACGAGAGCAACTTGGGGAGACACGTGAAGTCACACAGGAGTGAAACCATTCAGTTGTTCCATATGATTTGAAACATTTACAAGATTGGAAAGTTTGACATTTCACATGGACGCCCACAGAGGTGATAAACAAGACAATTCTGACAGGAGAAATGGCATCACCTCTTCATGGTCAGATTCATCCAGGCTTCTTAAACAGTGGGTTTGCTGCTTACTTTGTGGGAAAAGATTTGGGTGTAAGACAAGTCTAAAGTCACACCTCGCATATCGTAAACAAGAAAAACCCTTCAGCTGTTCCATGTGCAGGCGATGCTTTGCCTTTGAGAAACAGTTAACCAACCACATGAGAACTCATACATGTCAAACACCATACCATTGCTCATTTTGCAGTAAACAGTTTGAGCACTTTCAGCTTTGGGCAAACACTCTAAAATTCACATCAAAAAGAAACCATACCATTCCTCAGGACTGCTAAGTAGGCAGAATGTGTcactcagcattttttttttttttttttggccatgtcAACAAAGATAAATCATATTCCCTTTATTATAtgcaaatttaaatgttagagcaTTAAATGAAGTACAAAAGTACTCACGGGACACGGCTGGCATGCTGCCTTCATTCAAACATACAGTGTCACATGACTTTCACCGCTCTCTGTTGGCTGGTAAACAGAAAAAGCCGTGTTAATGTATCATGTTCACAGCAAGACCCTTgaaaaaggtgaaagtcatttATTGTTTTAATGAGTAATAATGATCCTTTTTCTATATGAAATTATTTGCA is a genomic window containing:
- the LOC117502013 gene encoding zinc finger protein 496-like produces the protein MEPDGMGCRIPEPVGNSNRFSHLAGDIGDKSLDSSDPESDNSDFWTETRKRPLLLKAMKHNEFPVRGPQAGPNTRRSNVVPVSDMDYEPEKNSLTCNECGTCFTCEHSLMRHRLCPRERNKSWWCSLCAAQFPSEKSLERHMAVLHAKRITCPMCDKIFTRYKNLKQHDCVTPFHQRQTEDIKEEDCGGSEPGSYHLCFMLYIIKTSPETCGCSSVGERDQLLHL